The window GCTTTCGAAGCGTAGTGATGCTCAGGGTTGGTTTCAGGCGGGTGGTTTTTTTGGTTTGTTCCTTCTAACGGGCGTCGTAACTTGGGTGTTTTGGTCTGAGAAGATGTGGCTGTTGTTCGCGTTGTCTTTGTTCGCCCATGGCACGGTGGCCTCATTTTTTGGTGGCGCTGCTTTACATGAGCTAGGTCACGGCACGGTATTTCGTACTAAGTGGTTGAACAAGCTGTTCCTCTATTTACTTAGTATCTTTAGTTGGCACGATCCATTCGAATTCAACAGTAGTCACACTTATCATCATCGTTACACGTTGCATCCGGACGGTGATCGCGAGGTCCTTCTGCCTCTCGAACCATCATTCATTTCACCTTTCATGTGGCAACTTTTCACTATTGACCTGTTCTCTCAGCCTGGCAGAATCACTGTTGGTAAGGGTGGTTTGTTGTCAACAATTACCATTACCTTCTTGCGGGCTTTCGGCATAGTGGGTTCCTCTGAAAGCCCTGCGAACGA is drawn from Trueperaceae bacterium and contains these coding sequences:
- a CDS encoding fatty acid desaturase, coding for MDYAPLDEIRKSLKVKWHRIPVPREKLLELSKRSDAQGWFQAGGFFGLFLLTGVVTWVFWSEKMWLLFALSLFAHGTVASFFGGAALHELGHGTVFRTKWLNKLFLYLLSIFSWHDPFEFNSSHTYHHRYTLHPDGDREVLLPLEPSFISPFMWQLFTIDLFSQPGRITVGKGGLLSTITITFLRAFGIVGSSESPANEWIKALHDDQPDQTYNWRFWPRFHILSHGLVIVVAIFTGWWVLPLLVTSATHTAPWLAYLIGMTQHCGLIDNTNDFRKSVRSIRLDPFSEFLYWRMNWHTEHHMYAGVPCY